In Armatimonadota bacterium, the following proteins share a genomic window:
- a CDS encoding VWA domain-containing protein, which yields MVRMSLQLPLHLLWLLPLTGIIVALYLLRMRRRDVRVPATFLWPQHTEEIRANSLFQRLRFNWLMVLQLIVAALICFAFSQPQVRQEGLLGETTVIVLDTSASMRATDVSPSRFDNALDLVRAAINTSKPSDRFALIEAGAVPRVAFSLSNDPAKQRAALSQIHASDEEGNMGEALRLASALVSSLDSARILVISDGCFPKVENFAPGKATVVYKSIGTRQENLAITALGSAKTSRGNEIFCGVKNFGLNKAETTVDIYADNVLLLTQKLSIQSLKSAGVTCVAPASAHMLHAKIDAKDLLLADNELYAAADPNAAISTLLITKGNPFLERALLLDPRVSLAKDETLPVSEKGPVSKYDLIIFDGVKPEPCSSRAVLSFGATSEASGATANGTLDSPRLTDIADSPITKDVNFRSTYIERGVKLKPYQGARTVVDSNQGPVVVVDDGDTKKIAVAFNTLDSDFPLQVGFPIFIANILDFVAKQADSTDIVTRVGATFAFRAQGDVQISGPNGFSQSVAAKDGQAIWRTIPFAGTYTANVDGKKKNVYANLRSDTESDIATKPDLVLGGGKVKAIQTPFRLQDYWRIFVMIGLGFLAFEWWLYARKS from the coding sequence ATGGTTCGAATGAGCCTCCAACTCCCCCTGCACCTCCTCTGGCTTTTGCCGCTTACCGGCATCATCGTCGCGCTCTATCTGCTCCGCATGCGCCGCCGAGACGTCCGCGTTCCCGCCACCTTTCTCTGGCCCCAGCACACCGAGGAAATCCGCGCCAATAGCCTCTTTCAAAGGCTCCGTTTCAACTGGCTGATGGTCCTCCAGCTCATCGTCGCCGCGCTGATCTGCTTCGCCTTCTCCCAGCCGCAGGTGCGGCAAGAAGGGCTCCTCGGCGAGACCACCGTCATCGTCCTCGACACCTCGGCGTCCATGCGCGCCACCGACGTCTCGCCCTCCCGCTTTGATAACGCGCTCGACCTCGTCCGCGCCGCCATCAACACCAGCAAACCGTCCGACCGCTTCGCCCTCATTGAGGCCGGAGCCGTCCCCCGTGTCGCGTTCTCGCTTAGCAACGATCCCGCCAAACAGCGCGCCGCCCTTAGCCAGATTCACGCCAGCGACGAAGAAGGCAACATGGGCGAAGCCCTTCGCCTTGCGTCGGCCCTCGTGAGTAGTCTCGATTCGGCCCGCATCCTCGTCATCTCCGACGGTTGCTTCCCCAAAGTCGAGAACTTCGCCCCCGGCAAGGCCACCGTTGTTTACAAAAGCATCGGCACCCGCCAAGAAAACCTCGCCATCACCGCCCTCGGCTCTGCCAAAACTTCGCGCGGCAATGAAATCTTTTGCGGAGTTAAGAACTTCGGCCTGAACAAGGCGGAGACGACGGTCGATATCTACGCCGACAACGTCCTCCTCCTTACCCAAAAACTGTCGATCCAGTCGCTCAAGTCGGCTGGCGTCACCTGCGTCGCCCCTGCATCGGCCCATATGCTCCACGCCAAAATCGATGCAAAGGACCTCCTCCTCGCCGATAACGAGCTGTACGCCGCCGCCGACCCCAACGCCGCCATCAGCACCCTGCTCATCACCAAAGGCAACCCATTCCTTGAGCGCGCTCTTCTGCTTGATCCCCGCGTCAGCCTCGCCAAGGACGAAACCCTACCGGTCTCCGAAAAAGGGCCGGTCTCCAAGTACGACCTCATCATCTTCGATGGCGTCAAACCCGAACCCTGCTCCAGCCGCGCCGTGCTTTCCTTTGGAGCAACCTCGGAAGCCAGCGGTGCCACCGCAAATGGAACTCTCGATTCCCCTCGCCTAACCGACATCGCCGATTCGCCCATCACAAAGGACGTCAACTTCCGCTCCACTTACATCGAACGCGGCGTCAAGCTGAAACCGTACCAGGGCGCGCGAACCGTCGTCGATTCCAACCAAGGTCCGGTGGTGGTCGTCGACGATGGCGATACCAAGAAGATCGCCGTCGCCTTCAACACCCTTGACAGCGATTTCCCCCTCCAAGTCGGCTTCCCCATCTTCATTGCCAACATCCTCGACTTCGTGGCCAAGCAGGCCGACTCTACCGACATCGTTACCCGCGTCGGCGCGACCTTCGCCTTCCGGGCCCAAGGCGATGTCCAGATTTCCGGCCCCAACGGCTTCTCCCAGTCCGTCGCCGCCAAAGACGGCCAGGCGATCTGGCGGACCATTCCCTTCGCGGGCACCTACACCGCCAACGTCGACGGCAAAAAGAAGAACGTGTACGCCAACCTGCGAAGCGACACCGAAAGCGACATCGCCACCAAGCCCGACCTCGTCCTCGGTGGCGGCAAGGTCAAGGCGATTCAGACCCCTTTCCGCCTCCAAGACTACTGGCGCATCTTCGTCATGATCGGCCTGGGATTCCTGGCCTTCGAGTGGTGGCTGTACGCGAGGAAGAGCTAA
- a CDS encoding DUF58 domain-containing protein, with protein sequence MSTETSGLLESRELRALETLRLRPSRVYRGASKGERISKQKGVSIEFADFRNYSEGDDLRHLDWNVLARLDTPVMRTYQDEEDLIVYLCLDGSPSMHFGEPSKFALAQKYAMAFGYVGLIGGDGVRLKVIGAKQPPSAILRGRSSAFRLMDGIQRAAGELNQETLNDSLRSILRSNLRNGILILASDGLDPELPATIRALGGRGFEVWFAQILSDAEIDPDLEGDLRLIDSENTGTTEITINRDTLLQYRKSLEDHILTIADAAKRTGGRHVLIRTSDSLEQVMVRKLKPAGWFE encoded by the coding sequence ATGTCTACGGAAACGTCGGGACTGCTGGAATCTCGCGAATTGCGCGCCCTCGAAACCCTGCGGCTGAGGCCGAGCCGGGTGTATCGCGGCGCGTCCAAAGGCGAGCGAATCAGCAAGCAGAAAGGCGTTTCCATCGAGTTTGCCGACTTCCGCAACTACTCGGAAGGCGACGACCTTCGCCACCTCGACTGGAACGTCCTCGCCCGCCTCGATACGCCCGTCATGCGGACGTATCAGGACGAGGAAGACCTCATCGTGTACCTCTGCCTCGATGGTTCGCCGAGCATGCACTTTGGCGAACCATCCAAGTTCGCCCTCGCCCAAAAGTATGCGATGGCATTCGGCTACGTGGGCCTCATTGGCGGCGATGGCGTTCGTCTGAAAGTCATCGGAGCCAAACAGCCGCCCTCCGCCATCCTGCGCGGACGATCGTCCGCCTTCCGGCTGATGGACGGCATTCAGCGCGCCGCTGGTGAACTGAACCAGGAAACCCTCAACGACAGTCTCCGCTCCATCCTCCGGTCCAATCTTCGCAATGGCATCCTCATCCTCGCCAGCGACGGCCTCGATCCCGAGCTTCCCGCCACCATCCGCGCCCTCGGCGGCCGTGGTTTCGAGGTTTGGTTCGCCCAAATCCTCAGCGACGCCGAAATCGACCCCGATCTCGAAGGCGACCTCCGACTCATCGACTCCGAAAACACCGGCACAACCGAAATCACGATCAACCGCGACACTCTGCTCCAATACCGAAAGAGCCTGGAAGACCACATCCTCACCATTGCCGACGCCGCCAAACGCACCGGCGGACGCCACGTCCTCATCCGCACCAGCGACTCGCTAGAACAGGTGATGGTGCGCAAGCTCAAGCCCGCAGGATGGTTCGAATGA